A region of the Denitrificimonas caeni genome:
TAAATAGCGCGGCCAGCTTGCCTAGGCGCTGAGCACACTGCATATCTACAGTACTCTGGTCAGCAGCGTCAAACTGTACTTAACCGCTAGCTTACCCTTCCAGGTTGCGCACCCGCTGCGCCAAAACGGCAAAATCAAAACGCACTTTAGTGGGCACCAATAGCAGCACCATGGAGATGGCTACCGGAACGAGTGTGGCCAACAGAAATGATTCCAGCAGATTGGTGGTCGGTGCCCCTGGGCTGGGGAATATCAGCAAACCAGCGACGAGCCCACCGAGAGTGCTGAGTACGGCGTTATAGCTTCGGTAGCGCGCACTGTAAAAGCCAAAAAACACCGGGAAAGCTGCCGCACAACAGAGTAAATCTGCGAGCAAAAATAGATAAAGAATACTGTAACCCTGCGCCGCCACAATCAGTACCGGTACCGACAGTACGATAATTAACCAACGCGATAGCTTCAGTAAACTGTGGTTGCTGAACTTAGGTAATAAGCGGCCCATATCCACCACAAAGATGCTGGTTAGGGCGCTGATGGTGGAGTCGGCACTGCTCATAATCAGCGCCAGACCAAAGGGCAGCAGGCCGATAGCAAACCACAGCGGGGCGTCACGCAGTAGCACACTAAACAGCGCGACAGAGCCATCGCCGGGCAAGTCGAGGCCGACAAAGGCCAAACCAAACAAGCCCATAATAAAGATAATTGGGAAAATCAGCAGACCGCTGAGAATAAAGCCATTACGAATCACTCGGCTGCTGCGTGCGGCAAAAATACGCTGCCAAGTGCCTTGGTAAAATAGGCCGGTCAGCACTACTGCGAGGAAGAATGTTAGACCAGATTTTAAACCATTCAGATCAAAAGGGTTGAGTAGCTGCGGGGCTTTTTCTTGCAGGCTATGCGCCATGCTTGTGATGCCGCCAGTAGCTTTCCAGCCAAAAAACATCAGCACCAGGAGAAACGGAAGAATCACCAGCATCTGCAAACGGTCAGTGAAAATCGTCACGCGCAAGCCGCCATAGAGGGTGTAAATCAGTGTGGCGACCATCACAATGCTTGCGGTTTGCCACAGCGGTACCGGTGCCAGTAGTGCGACCATTTCTGCAATTGCCGTCAGCCCAGCGGTGAGGCTAATAAACATAAAGAAAACCATGATGACCAGCACAAAGGCATACATAACACGCCCGTAACGACCGAGAACGAACTCAGTCAGAGTGTGGCCTTCTGGCATCAGGGTACGAATACGTGGGCCGATTTGCGTCATGATTAAACTGGGCACCATCGAGCCTAAAGCGTAGCCGGTAATGGCACCAATGCCGCCCCACGTGGCGGCTTGTGCGGGACCAAATAAAATCCATGTGCCTAGGGTGGTGGCCAGTAATGTGAGCAAGGTGGCAGTGCTGCTTTGACTGTTGCGGGCCACCAGAAAATCATCCAGTTTATCTTGGCTGCGGCGGGCGTAGATCAGGCCGGGGACGGCAAAGAGTACGGCGAATAAAAGCAGCCAAACTAGAGCGGTAGAAGCACTGAGCATTGGTTTTTCCTTGCCTGTCAGGCACTAAAGTACGCACGCACAAGGCGCATAAGGGCGTGACAGCAAAGAAATAAAGGCCTGCGCAGACACAGAAATGATCAGCGCTCTCCATCCCTTCGCCGGCATTACCCAGATCAGGTTCAAAGGGTTACTGTAGAAAATACAGAATCTCAGCCGTGACTTGGCTCCCCTTGGATTGCGCACAGACTATGAAGCCTGCGGGCAATTGTCAATTTCAAATAAGTGCGAGTATGCGGTTTGAGTGCGCGCCTACAATGCAGTGCGCTTTATATGCTATGGTTTTCGCTCGACACGGGGTGTCCTGTTTGCAGGGCTGAGAGAATACCCGTTGAACCTGATCCAGTTCATACTGGCGAAGGGATGTCAGTCGCAGGTTGAGTTCCCGTCTGTCTATCCATATCTTCGCCTCTTTTTTGAGGTGTTTATGCCAAGTTCTATCCGTCTTGATCAACAGCTGGTGCTGGTCACTGGTGCGGCCCGCGGTTTAGGTGAGCATTTAGTGCGCGCTTTTCTACGTGAAGGTGCACTTGTAGTCATCAACTATTGCCACAGCGCTGAGGCTGCGCACAAGCTGGCCAGTGCAGCACCAGAGCAGTTGTTAGCCATTCAAGCCGATGTCACTGATAAGGCCGCGGTACAGGCGATGTTTGCCCAAGCCCGTGAGCATTTTGGCAAGCCCGTGACTACGGTGATTAATAACGCTTTGCCCAGCTTTTCTTTTAACGGCGATGCCCGTCCGAGTGTTGAGCAATTAACTCTAGCGCAGTTAAATCAGCAGTTCGACGGAGTGGTGGGTGGGGCGCTGAATACCACCCAAGCGGCGCTGGCCGGTATGCGCGAAGCGGGTTTTGGTCGCATTGTAAATATTGGTACCAATCTGTTTCAGAACCCGGTGGTGCCGTATCACGATTACACTGCCGGTAAAGCCGCCTTGCTGTCCCTGACCCGCACTCTTTCGCAAGATTTAGGCCCCGATAATATAACGGTGAATATGGTCTCTGGCGGTTTATTGCGCACCACCGATGCCTCGGCTGCTACCCCAGAGGCAGTGTTTGATTACATTGCCGCCAATACGCCGCTGCGTCGGGTGACCACGCCGGCTGAGTTTGCTGATGCGATTGTATTCTTTGCTTCGCCTTGGGCCCGTGCGGTAACGGGGCAAAATTTAATTGTTGACGGCGGCTTGGTGAAAAACTGATGACGACTGCAAAAGATACTCAGCGCATGATGCACATTAATCTATTTATTATGGGCTGCGGCCACCATAAAGCCGCTTGGCGTCATCCCAACTCCATGGTGGAGCAACTGGGCGATATCGCTTATTACGAACGCTTGGCGCAAATTGCTGAGCGGGGCAAATTGGATGCGGTGTTCTTTGCTGATGGCGCCTCGGTGGGCAATGTCTCCGATGGCAGTCCGTGGTTTATGGAACCGCTCACTGCCATTGCCGCGATGAGTCGTGCCACAGAAAAAATCGGTTTTATCAGTACGGTCTC
Encoded here:
- a CDS encoding 3-oxoacyl-ACP reductase, translated to MPSSIRLDQQLVLVTGAARGLGEHLVRAFLREGALVVINYCHSAEAAHKLASAAPEQLLAIQADVTDKAAVQAMFAQAREHFGKPVTTVINNALPSFSFNGDARPSVEQLTLAQLNQQFDGVVGGALNTTQAALAGMREAGFGRIVNIGTNLFQNPVVPYHDYTAGKAALLSLTRTLSQDLGPDNITVNMVSGGLLRTTDASAATPEAVFDYIAANTPLRRVTTPAEFADAIVFFASPWARAVTGQNLIVDGGLVKN
- a CDS encoding sodium:solute symporter family transporter; amino-acid sequence: MLSASTALVWLLLFAVLFAVPGLIYARRSQDKLDDFLVARNSQSSTATLLTLLATTLGTWILFGPAQAATWGGIGAITGYALGSMVPSLIMTQIGPRIRTLMPEGHTLTEFVLGRYGRVMYAFVLVIMVFFMFISLTAGLTAIAEMVALLAPVPLWQTASIVMVATLIYTLYGGLRVTIFTDRLQMLVILPFLLVLMFFGWKATGGITSMAHSLQEKAPQLLNPFDLNGLKSGLTFFLAVVLTGLFYQGTWQRIFAARSSRVIRNGFILSGLLIFPIIFIMGLFGLAFVGLDLPGDGSVALFSVLLRDAPLWFAIGLLPFGLALIMSSADSTISALTSIFVVDMGRLLPKFSNHSLLKLSRWLIIVLSVPVLIVAAQGYSILYLFLLADLLCCAAAFPVFFGFYSARYRSYNAVLSTLGGLVAGLLIFPSPGAPTTNLLESFLLATLVPVAISMVLLLVPTKVRFDFAVLAQRVRNLEG